The following are encoded in a window of Corynebacterium marinum DSM 44953 genomic DNA:
- a CDS encoding acyl carrier protein, giving the protein MISPELASIIEEASGLEAEALTPDAKLRELGITSLSMIEIAVRAEDAFGVRLYDDVVYNLQTVGDLAAHIEAETDSPDGA; this is encoded by the coding sequence ATGATCTCTCCCGAACTGGCCAGCATCATTGAGGAGGCCTCCGGACTGGAGGCCGAGGCACTCACCCCGGACGCGAAGCTGCGCGAGCTGGGCATCACGTCGCTGTCGATGATCGAGATCGCCGTGCGCGCGGAGGACGCCTTCGGCGTCCGGCTTTATGACGACGTCGTGTACAACCTCCAGACCGTCGGCGACCTCGCCGCACACATTGAGGCTGAGACAGA
- a CDS encoding alpha/beta fold hydrolase yields the protein MTFPLARPLSRLRSWALQLTPNGRRRLALEIGALHSGSREPGLTGIDRTGTVDSDGIRIHWYEYGPVRPDAPTVLFLHGFSIPAESFYRQVDHLRARWPSARLLLLDTRGHGQTGRVDPARCTVEGAADDALAVLRARDVCGPVILVGHSLGGLVALNLVRRCPPELWGRIAGIVLVSTSIEALADQGLPQLLASPVADQVYNAVETQPDEAKKFRQQAAAILAPTLAVAIFHRRIDYDIIQFHAAMIHETPLETFVGFFEDLQVHDELAAGPYLQGIPGYVIAGEKDNVTPLGQAERLIEIWPEAWLQTAPDAGHMIPLEAPEILNAAIDRLLLRLE from the coding sequence ATGACTTTTCCCCTGGCGCGCCCCCTGTCGCGCCTGCGCAGCTGGGCGCTGCAGCTGACGCCGAACGGCCGCCGCCGCCTGGCGCTGGAGATCGGCGCGCTGCACTCGGGCAGCCGCGAGCCGGGCCTGACGGGCATCGACCGCACCGGCACCGTCGACAGCGACGGCATCCGCATCCACTGGTACGAGTACGGCCCCGTGCGCCCCGACGCCCCCACCGTGCTCTTCCTCCACGGCTTCTCCATCCCCGCGGAATCCTTCTACCGCCAGGTCGACCATCTGCGTGCACGCTGGCCCTCCGCGCGGCTCCTGCTGCTGGACACCCGCGGACACGGCCAGACCGGTCGCGTCGACCCCGCCCGGTGCACCGTCGAGGGTGCCGCCGACGACGCCCTGGCGGTCCTGCGCGCCCGCGACGTCTGCGGACCCGTCATCCTGGTGGGCCACTCCCTCGGCGGGCTGGTGGCGCTGAACCTGGTGCGCCGTTGCCCACCGGAGCTCTGGGGCCGGATCGCCGGCATCGTCCTGGTGTCCACCTCCATCGAGGCGCTGGCCGATCAGGGCCTGCCTCAGCTCCTCGCCTCCCCGGTCGCCGACCAGGTCTACAACGCCGTGGAGACCCAGCCCGACGAGGCGAAGAAATTCCGCCAGCAGGCCGCCGCGATCCTGGCGCCGACGCTCGCGGTCGCCATTTTCCACCGGCGCATCGACTACGACATCATCCAGTTCCACGCCGCCATGATCCACGAGACTCCCCTGGAGACCTTCGTCGGATTCTTCGAGGACCTCCAGGTCCACGACGAACTCGCCGCCGGCCCCTACCTGCAGGGCATCCCCGGCTACGTCATCGCCGGTGAAAAGGACAACGTCACCCCGCTCGGCCAGGCCGAAAGGCTCATCGAGATCTGGCCCGAAGCCTGGCTGCAGACCGCCCCGGACGCCGGCCACATGATCCCCCTCGAGGCACCCGAGA